GGTTACCTGCGAAAGGGTTAACGTAATTATGAATGTAGAAGACGTGATTGACAAGAAAAAGGTTAATTACCGCACTattgggaaaaaggaaaacaggAGTTATTATCGGTCTGTGTTTTGCAAtgccaagggggggagggggtgcCCGTTTATTTTGAGTTTGAGGAAAAATGGGCGTGTGTGGCTAAGCCATGGGGAGAGGGTGATAAGCACGCTGGTTTTTTACTACTcttctgtttattttttttacttgttgTTTTTTAAGACGGGGGGTAGCGACGAAGTCAGCCGCGAAGTCAGCCGCGAAGTCAGCCGCGAAGTCAGCGGCATGGATAGCGGCGGTGTGAGTAATGGGGTTCGCCGTGGAGATCGCCCAAAGGGTGGTGCACCCCACCTCCCATTCCACGTCTACCAAAAGCAGCTCATTAAAAACGTCCACTTCACAACCctgttaaagaaaattttaacaaaatttacaaattttctCCTGCCGCTAAGACCGAATGCGAACGTATGTTACAAGATAGACAGGGATCACTTTGTCCTGTTTGAGATGGCCAATCCGTTTAGGTCCTTCCCGAGTGGCTCTACAGATGTCTGCGCTGGTAAGCTGCCAAGGAATGACGAACAGGAGGATCTCGCCCACTTGCGAAAGGATATAGGCTTGATAAGAAGTTTCATCGAAAAGGAGATGGAAAATGGAAGGGAAGTCGGAAAGGAAATCGGAAGGGAAGACGGAAAGGAAATCGGAAAGGAAGACGGAAAGGAAATCGGAAAGGAAGACGGAAGGAAAGACGAActgaggggggagaagataAAATGCCTATCATTCCTAATGGACAATTTGGACAATgcggaaaatattttgcgaaaaattaaaaacaagaaaataaTGGTGATTAATATTAAAAGCATCGAAATAGAGGAGATGGTGGATCTCCATGTGGGTTCCCAACCCTGGGGATGCATCATGAGGGGAGAGGAAGCGCAATGGGAGGAAACCCATTGCACAAGTAATAAGAGCTCCCATAAGTTGGGCAAacaagaaggggaagggacACAGGGGAAAATTCCCTGCGGAAAAGCAAATCTAAGGTTGTCCCCCCAGGAGGAGGACATCAAAAAATGCGTTTCCCCAAAAGAAAGAGACCATAGGGATATCCCACCCACCAATGAATCCCACAAAGAGAACGaaacagaaaataaaacacacagaagaagaagagatcCTTATTGGAAATATTTCCAATCCAATCAGATAATCGACTCggtgaaatggaaaaagaaaatcttCTTGTTATACTTTAATCCGAACATGAGAGACGATTTTTACGTTACGAAAAACATAagtgatgtttttttttcaccatacAATGTGATACCAAGGGGGGGATTCCACGAGATAGAAGAAGATGCAGGTGAGGGTAAATCACAAGAGGGGACACACTTCTACCTGTGCGAATTGCACACCGAGGATAACTTCGAATTGGCAAAGTATCTCCCAcacgaaatagaaaaagtgACCCATTTGGAGAGGTACTCATTCCACATGCTGCTCTTCCATGTGAGTCATTTTTTCGATTACCTAAACGCAAAAAGGGATTCCCTAGAtgcaaattttcttttccacgTGGAGAAGGACCTCGTGCCAGTAGAAGAAGCTCACTGTTTGGacgaacaaataaataaggTCCTATTAAAAAGCATAGAAGCtgcaaaaaagaatataaagaatttaCTTTGCGCGacccaaaaaatgaaagtagCTGGGTCGGAGTTGATCACTGATAATAATTATCTTCAGGGGATGGACTTCTTCCGAAGTGTTTATGCTCCTGTTAATCCAGCCTATTTGCATGTCAATGTGAAGAAggccaaaaaattgtacagcCGTATGAGGAGCGCAGTGGTGAAGTATATGCCTGTATTTTTCCAGGTTGTTACGTGCGAGGTGTTCCCAGACATGCCGCGGAAGGGGTACCTCCCGTGTGTAAACGAATTTAACCGCGGCACGTGTGTAAACGGATTTAACCGCGGCACGTGTGTAAACGGATTTAACCGCGGCACGTGTGTAAACGGATTTAACCGCGGCACGTGTGTAAACGAATTCAACCTCGGCACATGTGTGACACTCATTCGAAGTACCCCCCACTTGCTGTTCCAATTTTTGCACTACTTCCACATCTTTGTCTACCTCGAAATTGTCATTACGAGTTTTATATACAGAGAGAATTACTGCTTCAGAAAATTTCCGATGTACGTCCTGGAGAGGAAGCTGGGGGGTGGGGAAAACCCGCTTACCCCACCAGAACATATTCACGCAGAAGTGGGAGTCCAACAGCGAGGAGAAGTCAATCGATTAAGAAGTTACGCAGCGgtacaattaaaaaatgtagataGTAGTTTCAATCGGCTCCCTCACCAGATTGCGAATATGACGGGGGTTACAAGCGTTGGTAGGCCAAATGGAGGAGGTCCAAGTGGAAGAATAGGATATGATGCCTTTGTTGACGGGTGTGGGGCAGGATGCTCGAAGAAGAGACACCATCTGTTCAGGGCAAGAGGAAAAACATACCAAGGAGGGTTTTCATTTGATGGGGGAAACACCTTTGACATGTTTGAtcatctcctttttgtggtTGAAGGGGGGGCCATGAGGGAGAGACTTTCAGATGTAGTACCTCTTCCAACGCATGTAGTCAACCTCTCGAAGAAGGAACTTTTCTTCGAATGTAACAGGAGGGTAACTCGCGGGGGGGCTCTCCGAAACGTGCCTCCACTTCTGCACACCTTGTATGTGTTCCGAAGGTGGAAAAGAGGCATCGTGGCTAAAGTGGGTGAGCGGTTTGAGTGGACAAGGCGGCCCGGCAGGAAAGAATCAGGCAGGAATGCAACGGGCAGGAAAGTCAGAAGAAGGgtgcccccccaaatgagtCGCGTTTCACGATTGTGCCAAGGAGTAGGTAGAACACAGCTGCCTCCCCATGCAGAACACGAATATGTGGAGCAAAAGCAGCTCCGGAACAATGGGAAAAATTCTTGCACCCAATTTgaagagcaaaaaggaaggccCCCCCCAATTCGAGATCATCCCAGTGATGAGGGGATACAACGGCAGCAGAGCAAATTGCGTAAAATGGTTAACCTGAGGGAGCTTTTAAAAACGTATATGGAAAATGCTAGTTGCAAGAAAGGCATCCTAAAGGACCAAATGACAATACAAGACTTTTTGAAGTGCACGGAgaggttatatttttatcgaAAGGTTACTGAAGGAGTGTACATAGTAAACCTAAATGAATATCGACAGATTTATGAGTGTCTCTTTCtatatgaattatttgtCAAGCTGTTTGACACAGAAATTGTTTTGTTCCGCGTGCACTCTAATTGTAAGGTCAGAGTGGAAGTGAAGAGTAACGACGGTCGTGGGGGGGGCATCCTTTGGAGGAGAACGTCCCCCCGCGAGGAGAATCACCAAAGGGAAGAGAATCaccagaaggaggagaatcaccaaaagggagagaatCACCAAAGGGAAGAGAATCACCAACATGGCATCGTAAAGATCGTGGgaaataaacaaatgaaatttttccaaaaatggaATGAACACATCATACGGAATGATATCCTTCTGATTGATATTCTCTTCGGATTTTACTACAACTCGGAGGGCAGCTCAAACGCAAATTTGAAGTCGTTCTTGAGGAAGTTTTGTAATTTTGGTTACCTAGCTGAGTATGTCAGTTATgtgaaggggggagaagcgaatGGGGCAACGAATGGGGCGACGAATGGGGTGGCAAAACGTGTGGGAGGCCACGTTCCAAATGGGACTTCCTTTCTGTTCAGCTTCGATGAAGCGGCGCGGAAGAGGAGCGAAGTAGACGTGCACGCCAAATGTCGTATAGGCAACTCCCACGGGGGGAGCCTCTCCCAGGCCTGCATCGTTGAGAAGTGGTTAGACGGGTCACAAACCCAACGAAGCGGATCCACCCAAGAGGTAGCATCCCCCCCACATGGCAAGCTATCTTCAGAAGATAATTCTTACCATTTGCCTGAAAAcgttgaggaaaaaaaaggagggaaaaaccatctgaagaaaacgaaaagggaaGCATACCGCCTCCATGTGGAGACCTTCCTGAGGGTGTACACCCATCTAGAGAAGAAGCACCGATGCAGAAAACGTCAGCGAGATGTGAgcgtattctttttttttcaaaatattgatgtatacaattttgtgaGAGTCGTTTATCTGTTGTGCAGGGAGAGATACCACCATGAGCTCCCTTTGTGCGCAGGGAGGGAGGGACATCCAAATGGGGATCCATTCAGAAAGAGGAAACCCTTTTCGAACTCGCGCGAGGTATCTGCTCATATTGGCGACATTCTACGCAGGTATGAAGAATCAAGTGAGTTAAAAAAACTGAGCAGTGCCTTTCGCACGTTTGTGAAAGATTTGATGGTGGGGGAAGGGACAGATGAGCCCCAACTAGAGATACTTAACCAGCGGAGCGTCGAATTGTGTTTGCAGTATGTACGCCATCTTATAAAAGGGAAAGCGGCTTGCAGACATTCAccgggaaggaagaagaaaatgaccCTTCTGGTGTGTAAGCTGGCGCACCTGCTCCGCATGCTGAATTGGAGAAAGGCGTTATTTGCGCTTTTAGATTTATACAGGAGTCTCTCTTGCGaagtttttttgttcactctCCTTTTGGAAAGACATTCTACTGAATTGGGAGGAAGGGCTCTCCATCTCCTCTACAGCAACTATTTTACGGTGCTAAAGAAGAATCGAAGTTACGAAGACGTAGTTATGCATATGCTGCTGCACGTCGGAAGAAACAGTGGGCATTATTTTAGCATCATGATTatcacaatttttaagtacttttttgaaaaatttttttttttaaaaatgtgtgtatAAGTTTGGAGGATGTTATAACAAAAAGGTATTCTTcactatttttatgtttcttcaaaaatggaaTGTTCATGAgggaatgcattttttctcccaatTTGTTCAAGTCGTTTCACACAAGtgacagtttttttttttctgaccaTTCCTTTGTTAAGTACGTTTTTAAACGTtgctataaatatatgaattttcAGAGcggcaattttttaactgtgttaaataatttgctatatgatcattttttgaaattgtttcatttttttcaagtaaactgttcgtcttttttgcatgtacatttctgtttttttctgttaatatcttatttttatgttggATATTATGCGCATGTTTACCCGCTTTTGCGTTTCTTTTGGGATACACTATGTGCCCTTTTGcccaatttgaaaattttaaattgcaAGAAATGGGAGCCACAGAGTTGTGTGTTAAGGGAGGGAGgacaagaagaagatgaagaagatgaagaagaaaaagaagcagaaaaagcagaagaagcagaagaagaggCCCCTCCGACGGGACATAAAAACGATACCAAAATTTTCACGCAAGTGAAGTCCCAGAAGGGTGTCATCCCCTCGGAGGAAAGTCTACTGCATAGCATTGATTACCTCGccaatttctttttcgagATGTTAATTAAGTTTTTGTGCGAAGTAAATCACAAGGTGTGCAGCAAGGACGTCGATCTGGTTATTCATAACATCGGGAAGAATGAAGAAGTGTACTTAAGAGCATCTGAATTTTTGAACAACTTTTATGGGTCATGCACGCTTGTGTGCAGCAGGTATGGTGAAAACGGGCTGAGCGAAACCCTTCACAAGGAGGGCGCAGTTACatgcagaagaaaaaatatcaacgTACAGATTTATGACCGACGCGGTAAGGCTCACACCCTTGTGGAAATGAtaaactccttttttggggtACTCTGTTGTTTGCAGTCGATCAAACTTAGCCTTAAAAAGGGGCGCGCCGTTTTTGTGCGTACCAATAGGCACTACAGGAAATACCTGCTGGGCATAATTTGCGGGCTGTTTGGGGGTGCGccgggggggagcggcgaaGGAGGTGGCGAAGGAAGTGGCGAAGGAAGTGGCGAAGGAAGTGGCGAAGGAGGTGACAAAGTAGGTGGCGAAGGACGTGGCGAAGGATGCCGTTGGAAAGCGCCGAGCGGACAGAGCACAAATGGCACCCCCCGCGGGAGTCGCGACTTCCAGCTGGATCGCTTCGCACAGAAGGAACGCTCCCTAAGTGTCCTCACCTGCGCGCTCTGCATCGCCCAATTCGTCAGTCACTTCAAACACATCAAAGGAGAGGTGGTCAGAAAATTCATCTTCATGCTTGACTACTTTTTGGCGAACCAGGACTCCCCTAACTTTGAGCAACAAAACTGGGGATACACCCCccagaaaaatatacaccaaatttacaaaacgaTCATAACGAACTTACCCACAAGGGTGTTACCAGTTAAGTGAGAGGAAGAGACacgtttgttttgtttgcAGCATTGGTGGGGCAGTTCCACAATACGACATGTTGCGCGTGGCTTTGCCTGGCGGAGCTCCTCGCGGTTAGGAAGTCACGCCGTTACGCAGTTAAGCGGTTACTCCACTTGGCCGCGTCGCTGCCTCACCGCTTGGTCGCCACACCACCCCggtgccactttttttttttttttgccacttccCACTCCAAGGTGTAATTGCGCTCGTCCTCTTTTTCCTCAATCCTCTTTCGAAACATTATGCTATTtgttttgccatttttatgaaaatttattttttaaaaaaatatttttttaatgttcaCATGGCATGTGTGATACACATGaaaggtgttttttttttttttttggtacataaaaaaaaaaaaaaaaaaaatctttaaaatggaggaaaaaaaaaaaaaaacattaaaatggaggaaaacaaaaaacactaaaatggaggaaaaataaaaaaacaataaaatagaggaaatataaaaaacattaaaatgaagaaagagaaacatcaaaatggaaactaAACCATCTTGAGATGAAAACAAACGCGCAGAGAGGCCAATAACACGGAAAATACGCGCGTCGAACGAGTGTGAGGAAAACCATCCAAGCACTCATCGCTTCGCCCAGAACACCCGTGAAAAAGCAGATTTTTATATGCCTCCTTCAGAGTGGTACATTTTTTGCCGCTGTTCATTTCTGCGTCTGTAGTGCCTCTCCGAGCAGGTCCACTACTGTCCGTGTACACTCTGCACACACGGCATTACCAACACCAACGGCTCCCTCTCATGCTGCTGTTAGTGCCACTAGCAAAACCAGCTCAGGTATCCTCGGTCCGCCAAGTGGCGATAACCCCCCTCCACTGCACATGCATaggtacatacataatacatgcatacatacataatacatGCTTACAtaatacacacatacataatacacacatacatacacacacacacacacacacaaaccaTGTACCCCCTCCTTGTAGCCACGCATgatgggaaataaaatttcagaaaataaacaaaggcaaattattatgtataaaaatataaaaaataaaattaaaaaaaaacacaaccTTGATGTTCGAAGGAATATTTACATTTCCCTACtcaaagaaaaagaacttAGCAATGTCAACTCGGAGATTTTTGAATCCTACAAGggacaagaagaaaatggtTGTAGTGGGTTGGGTGAGAATGGAGATATTAAGGAGATGAGCACCCGGGGTAGAGACGGAACGTAcgttaaaattaatttcaaaaaaggagaaacgcaCACACATGGGGGAGGTATACATGTGAGTAGAAAATGTGTCGACGGAGGAAAACGCGAGGAAGGGAAACCCACgacgttgaaaaaaaagaagcaccaTGGGTATGGCAGCCATGAGGATAGGGACGGGGAGAGTGATACTGGACGGCGATGTGACCGACGAAGTGACCACCGAAGTGACCACCGAAGTGACCACCGAAGTGATCGACGATGTGACCGACGAAGTGACCGACGAAGTGACCACCGAAGTGACCGACGAAGTGACTccccaaatgagaaaagaCACTTCGAGCTGGACTAcggcttcttcttcaccgtGGAGGAAAGGTCCAGCGAGTATTCGCAGGCGAGGAGTAGCACCtacgtgaagaaaaaaaaaaaagggaacgaaGCGACATTTCGGAAGAGCGAAATGACGGGGAGAATTCGaaattgaaaaggggaaaccgaaaaaagggagccaCGTtacgaagaaaagaaagtAGTTTGGAAAGAAACAGCAGAATTGCTACACGAAAGGGTGAAAGTGTGCACATGGTTGACGACACAAAGGACAGCACCGTTGGGGATAGCTCCATCGGACGTACCTTCGAATCGTGCAGTAGGACAAGGAGCACTGCGCACAGCGTATCGGATATCCCACCGATGGGTCGTAGTGAGAATCGCGAGGAGTCCTCCTTCAATTCGCTCTCGCTACAACTACTGCCGGATGTGCCAACCACCCAGGGGGAAAAGCCAATCAAGTCAAGGAAAATGAATACGGAtatgtgcaaaaagggacacaCTGAAGGATGCGTGGACTCCTCGAAAAAGCCAAGTAATACGGTGAGCAACAGTACAAGGTTCCTAAAGCTACTCAAAGAGAAGAACATCTTGCGCAACATTTTATCATTCCTGAAGTGCAGTGATTTGTTGGAGTTGCAAAAGACGTGCTCCATGGTCTACGTCCTGGTGAGCGACTTCCTGGACTATATTTGCCtccacatatttttaaaatttaagagAGCCTACGAGGGGTACTTTACTCCCTTCGATTGTTTCTACA
The window above is part of the Plasmodium cynomolgi strain B DNA, chromosome 11, whole genome shotgun sequence genome. Proteins encoded here:
- a CDS encoding hypothetical protein (putative), producing MKTFALLHKLQVHKLALQEDERGGEGVCFFSLCVSNGFVYVGSSNGRIFLFKRRGRCLFEPVLFHSVIRSHTSGIVTKIFAVDHLHLLIHGTDKGGIYILGSKKLARRKCLSMEKGKKERVRKLVSHFHKGAITSINCVAEEDLRCRRGRSCSRGRSGWNCEGETLYVFVGDQQGVFSCIVLKKKGSRVRSEANILLIDKTNGPISHIEIERDIILVTCERVNVIMNVEDVIDKKKTGGSDEVSREVSREVSREVSGMDSGGLIKNVHFTTLLKKILTKFTNFLLPLRPNANVCYKIDRDHFVLFEMANPFRSFPSGSTDVCAGKLPRNDEQEDLAHLRKDIGLIRSFIEKEMENGREVGKEIGREDGKEIGKEDGKEIGKEDGRKDELRGEKIKCLSFLMDNLDNAENILRKIKNKKIMVINIKSIEIEEMVDLHVGSQPWGCIMRGEEAQWEETHCTSNKSSHKLGKQEGEGTQGKIPCGKANLRLSPQEEDIKKCVSPKERDHRDIPPTNESHKENETENKTHRRRRDPYWKYFQSNQIIDSVKWKKKIFLLYFNPNMRDDFYVTKNISDVFFSPYNVIPRGGFHEIEEDAGEGKSQEGTHFYLCELHTEDNFELAKYLPHEIEKVTHLERYSFHMLLFHVSHFFDYLNAKRDSLDANFLFHVEKDLVPVEEAHCLDEQINKVLLKSIEAAKKNIKNLLCATQKMKVAGSELITDNNYLQGMDFFRSVYAPVNPAYLHVNVKKAKKLYSQRITASENFRCTSWRGSWGVGKTRLPHQNIFTQKWESNSEEKSID